The Luteolibacter rhizosphaerae region GTGACCCGGCCTTGCCGCGGTTGGCCGCCTCCCAGTAAGAGTCGTAGCTGTGCCGGGTGATGTCGTGGCCCCAAGGAACGAGTTGCTTCCACTTCGCTTCATCGGCGAGCGTGGCACCGGGTGTGGTGTAGTAGCCGTAGATGAGCCGCCGCCGGCGTTTGGCGAAATTGTCGGGCACGATCGGCCCCTTGCGCCTCATCCACGATCGTAGCCAGGCGCGGAGCGGCTTCTCGATCTCCACGTAGCGATTGGGGCCGTCGTTGGTTTTGGTGACGTCAACCTTGATGTGGCCTTCCTTCCAGTCGATGTGCTCGAAGCGGAGAGCACGTGCCTCCGAATCCGGACGCAGGCCGGCGAAGTAGCAGATCGCGAAGTACGGGACCATCTCTTGATCGTACTCCCAAGCAGTCAGCAGGAGCTTCCGGACGTCGGCGGGAGCTGAGACCGGTTTCTTGCGCTTTCCGTCGTTGATGCCGGGGAGATCGTCAAGGGGATTCCGCGGATGGGCCTTCTTGGCCGCGGCTAGTTCGAAGAGCGACCGGATGCCGCCGAGCTGCTGGTTGTAGGTCTCGGGGCCCGGCTTCGCGGTTTTGCGCCAGCCTGCCAGCCATTCGCCAAAAAGCCTCGTCCATGCCGGAGATCAAGTTCTCCTCGATTTCGTGCAGACGCTTGCGGAAAGGCTTCCACCGCTTGCCATAATACTGACTCGACCAATTAGGTCGGTGGTCGCTTTCAAATGCGTCCAGCAGCAGCACCAGCTTCGGCGACTGGCTGGCTTTCTCCATTTCGGCGAACTTCACCGTGCAAAAGTGATCCAAGCCGTGAAAGCCGAACTCGATGGCAGACTCGTTCCACTTCACGGCCGCTTCCATGAACTCGGCACGGATGCCCTTGGCCCGGTCTTTGAAGTTGTCTTTGGCCTCTTTCAGCCGCCGGGCGTGCTCCTTGGCTTCCTCCTCGCCTCCCCGCTAAAAATAGATCCGCTGGCGCTTCCCGTCCGCCGAGAGGCCGGCGGGGACGTTGAGCACC contains the following coding sequences:
- a CDS encoding site-specific integrase; the protein is MVPYFAICYFAGLRPDSEARALRFEHIDWKEGHIKVDVTKTNDGPNRYVEIEKPLRAWLRSWMRRKGPIVPDNFAKRRRRLIYGYYTTPGATLADEAKWKQLVPWGHDITRHSYDSYWEAANRGKAGSRERIMSNMGHRDFKTQECTEPGGG